In one window of Alphaproteobacteria bacterium DNA:
- the alr gene encoding alanine racemase, with translation MTTGGNAPADAKLIIDLAVIRRNWLKIDRKIPSSSRAGAVVKADAYGLGVAQIAPLLASTGCEDFFVATVDEGLALRGLLPDVRISVLNGAPEGAEAELAIAKLQPALNDLGAIERWHEQARRMDTALPAVIHLDTGMARLGLSPDEAAQLAEQPERLARLTPTLLMSHLACANEAGHPMNGDQLARFHVLRRRLPAMPASLAASSGVFLGAEYTFDLVRPGAALYGINPIPGQLNPMAQVLRLEARIVALREIDAPQSVGYGAAYRASGKTRIATVPIGYADGFPRALGNQASAMLADGDAASPPLPVVGQVSMDLVTLDVSALPPEQVRIGTAIILIGGARTLDTLATEAGTIGYELLIGLGQRVPRAYLNEVAA, from the coding sequence GTGACAACAGGCGGCAATGCGCCTGCCGATGCCAAACTAATCATTGATCTGGCGGTAATCCGCCGAAACTGGCTTAAGATCGACCGTAAGATTCCTAGCAGCTCGCGCGCCGGAGCCGTAGTCAAAGCCGATGCATATGGGCTAGGAGTGGCACAGATCGCCCCGCTGTTAGCGTCAACCGGCTGTGAGGATTTCTTCGTCGCTACCGTCGACGAAGGCTTGGCACTGCGCGGCCTGTTGCCGGACGTCCGCATCAGCGTACTCAACGGCGCACCCGAAGGAGCAGAGGCAGAGCTCGCCATTGCCAAGCTGCAGCCCGCACTCAACGATCTCGGTGCCATCGAGCGTTGGCATGAACAAGCACGCCGCATGGACACTGCCTTGCCCGCCGTCATTCATCTCGATACGGGCATGGCCCGGCTCGGGTTATCACCAGACGAGGCCGCACAACTCGCCGAGCAGCCCGAGCGCCTTGCCCGGCTAACACCTACGCTGCTGATGAGCCACCTGGCCTGCGCCAACGAGGCGGGCCATCCCATGAACGGCGATCAACTCGCCCGTTTCCACGTGTTGCGCCGCAGACTGCCGGCCATGCCGGCCAGTCTGGCCGCGTCCTCGGGTGTCTTTCTCGGTGCGGAATATACTTTCGATCTGGTGCGTCCCGGGGCCGCGCTCTACGGTATCAACCCGATACCCGGGCAGCTCAATCCCATGGCGCAAGTACTGCGCCTCGAAGCAAGAATCGTGGCGCTGCGCGAGATTGACGCTCCGCAGAGCGTTGGCTACGGTGCCGCATATCGTGCCTCAGGTAAGACTCGGATCGCAACAGTTCCGATCGGCTACGCAGACGGCTTCCCGCGGGCTCTTGGCAACCAAGCGAGCGCGATGCTCGCCGACGGCGACGCGGCGTCGCCGCCTTTGCCGGTGGTGGGGCAGGTGTCTATGGACCTTGTCACGCTGGACGTCAGCGCTCTGCCGCCGGAGCAAGTTAGGATCGGCACAGCGATCATCCTGATCGGGGGGGCGCGCACACTGGATACGCTTGCCACGGAGGCCGGAACCATCGGCTACGAATTGTTGATCGGGCTCGGTCAGCGCGTGCCGCGAGCCTATCTAAACGAGGTTGCCGCATGA
- a CDS encoding replicative DNA helicase yields the protein MLGTRSLPQNIEAEQALLGALLIDNAAYDPVSVFLEPEHFYVPVHARIYEAARDLIVRGQIANPVTLKSYFDADEALADIGGTQYLARLAGAAASIINARDYGQVIRDLSVRRSLIHIGEDVVNVAYDPRVEDSAGSLIETAESRLYELAETGHDEGGFKPFSSALTEAVASAEAAYKRDGQLSGVATGLIDLDNLLGGLHPSDLLILAGRPSMGKTALATNIAFHAARSYRAEPGTSSKLEVVHGAVVGFFSLEMSAEQLAGRILAEASGIRSDHIRRGKMSNDEFMQLVKASRELSSAPMFIDDTPALSVAALRTRARRLKRTHGLSLLVIDYLQLMRPNRRHDNRVQEISEITQGLKALAKELDLPVVALSQLSRAVEQREDKRPQLSDLRESGTIEQDADVVMFIYRDEYYLERAEPQQRQEESSERFDQRYDSWQQRFESARGLADVIVTKQRHGPIGNVKLRFEAETTSFTNYAQSTRLPEQSL from the coding sequence ATGCTCGGCACGCGTAGCCTCCCGCAGAACATAGAGGCTGAGCAGGCGCTGCTCGGAGCGCTGCTGATCGATAATGCTGCTTACGATCCGGTCTCGGTTTTTCTCGAGCCTGAGCATTTCTACGTACCGGTGCATGCGCGCATCTACGAGGCCGCGCGCGACCTCATCGTCCGCGGCCAAATCGCCAACCCGGTTACGCTGAAGTCCTATTTCGATGCGGACGAGGCACTCGCCGATATTGGCGGTACACAGTACCTCGCGCGACTGGCCGGGGCGGCGGCAAGCATTATCAACGCACGCGATTACGGCCAGGTAATACGCGACTTGAGCGTCCGCCGCAGCCTCATCCATATCGGGGAGGACGTGGTTAACGTGGCCTACGACCCGCGCGTCGAGGACAGTGCCGGGTCGCTGATTGAGACCGCCGAATCGCGTCTCTACGAGCTCGCTGAGACCGGCCACGACGAAGGCGGCTTCAAGCCCTTCTCCAGCGCCCTGACCGAGGCGGTGGCCAGCGCAGAGGCCGCCTACAAGCGCGACGGCCAGCTCTCGGGCGTGGCCACGGGCCTGATCGACCTCGACAATCTGCTTGGCGGCCTGCACCCGTCGGACCTGCTGATCCTGGCCGGGCGGCCGTCGATGGGCAAGACGGCGCTCGCTACCAATATCGCCTTTCACGCCGCCAGGAGCTACCGCGCCGAGCCCGGCACCAGCAGCAAGCTGGAAGTGGTCCATGGCGCCGTAGTCGGCTTCTTCTCGCTAGAGATGTCGGCCGAGCAGTTGGCGGGGCGCATTCTCGCCGAAGCTTCAGGCATCCGCTCGGACCATATCCGCCGCGGCAAGATGTCTAACGACGAGTTCATGCAGCTGGTTAAGGCGAGCCGCGAGCTCTCCTCAGCGCCGATGTTCATCGACGACACGCCGGCGCTCAGTGTCGCCGCGTTGCGCACCCGTGCGCGCCGCCTCAAGCGCACCCACGGGTTATCGCTGCTGGTCATCGACTATCTGCAGCTCATGCGCCCCAACCGGCGCCACGATAACCGCGTACAGGAAATCTCCGAGATCACTCAGGGCCTGAAAGCCCTGGCCAAGGAGCTCGACCTGCCGGTGGTCGCGCTGTCGCAGCTCAGCCGCGCGGTCGAACAGCGCGAGGACAAGCGGCCGCAGCTCTCAGACCTGCGCGAATCTGGCACCATCGAGCAGGACGCGGACGTGGTCATGTTCATCTATCGTGACGAATACTATCTGGAGCGCGCCGAGCCGCAGCAGCGCCAGGAAGAATCGAGCGAGCGTTTCGACCAGCGTTACGATTCCTGGCAACAGCGCTTCGAATCAGCCAGAGGGCTAGCTGATGTTATCGTTACCAAGCAGCGCCACGGGCCCATCGGTAACGTCAAGCTTCGTTTCGAGGCCGAGACTACAAGCTTCACCAACTACGCCCAGTCCACCCGGCTGCCGGAGCAGAGCTTGTGA
- a CDS encoding cyclopropane-fatty-acyl-phospholipid synthase family protein: MLVEAFFTRLIRCGRLTVHYADGRSEVYGGEPGPNVTIRLHNTAVGRRIACNPSLGAAESYMDGLLSVENGELYDFLDIAALNIGLGHLPRLYTCFKHLGLWTRRFMQHNSPLRARRNVAHHYDLSDALYELFLDPQRQYSCAYFAEPGLDLEEAQRAKMQLIVDKLLLAPGQKVLDIGCGWGGLAAYLARQGNVRVRGLTLSNEQHRYAQVAARKAGLDDRLSFALEDYRHDKGLYDRIVSVGMFEHVGINYYDEYFAKLKDLLSADGVALLHTIGRTDGPSITDSFIRKYIFPGGYIPALSEVVTAIERSGLIITDIEVLRLHYADTLRAWRKNFLANRERAMELYDDKFCRMWEFYLGGSETSFRHLGMVVYQIQLTRRQDTVPLTRAYLHNGQRRSNDHGIAAR, from the coding sequence ATGTTGGTGGAAGCGTTTTTCACCAGGCTTATCCGGTGCGGCCGGCTAACGGTGCACTATGCGGATGGGCGCAGCGAAGTTTACGGCGGCGAGCCTGGACCAAACGTAACGATACGCCTGCATAACACGGCGGTAGGCCGGCGTATCGCGTGCAATCCCAGCCTCGGCGCCGCCGAATCCTACATGGACGGCCTACTCAGCGTCGAAAACGGCGAGCTTTACGATTTCCTTGATATCGCCGCCCTGAATATCGGGCTTGGCCATCTGCCCCGCCTGTACACGTGTTTTAAGCACCTCGGGTTATGGACGCGGCGCTTCATGCAGCATAATTCGCCGCTCCGCGCACGCCGCAATGTGGCCCACCACTACGATTTGTCGGACGCGCTATATGAACTCTTTCTTGATCCTCAGCGGCAATATTCCTGTGCCTATTTCGCCGAACCTGGCCTGGACCTAGAGGAAGCGCAACGTGCCAAGATGCAATTGATTGTCGACAAGTTACTACTGGCACCTGGACAGAAAGTTCTTGATATAGGCTGTGGCTGGGGCGGCCTAGCGGCTTACCTCGCGCGCCAAGGAAACGTCCGGGTGCGCGGCCTCACTCTATCCAACGAACAGCATCGCTATGCCCAGGTGGCGGCCCGCAAAGCGGGCCTTGACGATCGGCTAAGCTTCGCGCTCGAGGATTACCGCCACGACAAAGGCCTCTACGACCGTATCGTCTCCGTTGGCATGTTCGAGCACGTCGGAATCAACTATTACGACGAATATTTTGCCAAACTTAAAGACCTCCTTTCAGCCGATGGCGTGGCGTTGTTGCACACCATTGGCCGTACCGACGGTCCCAGCATCACTGATAGCTTCATCCGCAAGTACATATTCCCCGGTGGTTACATTCCAGCCCTGTCAGAGGTGGTAACAGCGATAGAGCGTTCAGGTTTGATCATCACGGACATAGAGGTGCTGCGACTCCACTATGCGGATACGCTGCGCGCGTGGCGAAAAAATTTTCTGGCTAACCGTGAACGTGCTATGGAACTTTATGATGACAAGTTTTGCCGTATGTGGGAGTTCTACTTAGGAGGCTCTGAGACCTCCTTTCGTCACCTGGGAATGGTGGTCTACCAGATCCAGCTGACTCGGCGCCAGGATACGGTGCCGTTGACACGCGCGTATCTGCATAACGGCCAGCGTCGCAGCAACGACCACGGTATCGCAGCTAGGTAG
- the rplI gene encoding 50S ribosomal protein L9, which yields MELILLEHIEKLGQMGDLVSVKNGYARNYLLPQNKALRASTENRERFEIQRVQLEANNLEARKEAESIAKRMDGLSVVMVRQAGEAGQLYGSVNARDIAAMVTEAGFTVGRRQVHLDKVIKTLGLHEARVSLHPEVSVSVMVNAARSEEEAKLQAKGIDVTAMDDDEPETEGDGDLVEVFDEAGRSPAETEGEGEEDHSPAEGKDEEDLGT from the coding sequence ATGGAACTCATTCTGCTCGAACATATCGAGAAGCTGGGCCAGATGGGCGATCTGGTATCCGTCAAGAACGGTTATGCGCGCAACTATCTGTTGCCACAGAATAAGGCCTTGAGAGCTTCAACCGAGAACCGAGAACGCTTCGAGATACAACGTGTCCAGCTGGAAGCCAATAATCTTGAGGCGCGCAAGGAGGCCGAATCCATTGCCAAGCGCATGGATGGCCTGTCGGTTGTTATGGTTCGCCAAGCCGGCGAGGCCGGCCAACTCTATGGCTCGGTCAACGCCCGCGACATCGCCGCCATGGTTACTGAGGCCGGGTTCACAGTGGGGCGCCGCCAGGTGCACCTCGATAAGGTGATCAAGACACTCGGTCTGCACGAGGCGCGGGTCTCCCTGCACCCCGAGGTTAGCGTCAGCGTTATGGTTAATGCCGCACGCTCCGAAGAGGAAGCCAAGCTTCAAGCCAAAGGCATCGACGTCACCGCTATGGACGACGACGAGCCGGAGACTGAGGGCGACGGAGATCTGGTGGAGGTCTTCGACGAGGCAGGCCGCTCGCCGGCCGAAACCGAAGGCGAAGGTGAGGAAGACCACTCACCGGCCGAAGGCAAAGACGAGGAAGACCTTGGCACCTAA
- the rpsR gene encoding 30S ribosomal protein S18 yields the protein MAQQRSDSRHVPLPRRPFFRRRKTCPFSGPNAPKIDYLDIKTLQRFISERGKIMPSRITAVSAPKQRRLAQAIKRARFLALLPYLVK from the coding sequence ATGGCCCAGCAACGCTCAGACTCACGTCACGTACCGCTGCCCCGCAGACCCTTCTTCCGCCGCCGTAAGACCTGCCCCTTCTCGGGGCCCAATGCGCCGAAAATCGACTACCTCGATATCAAAACCTTACAGCGCTTCATCTCCGAGCGGGGCAAGATCATGCCCAGCCGCATCACAGCGGTCTCGGCACCCAAGCAGCGCCGCCTAGCCCAGGCTATCAAGCGCGCGCGCTTCCTGGCACTGCTACCGTATCTAGTGAAGTAA
- the rpsF gene encoding 30S ribosomal protein S6, translating to MPLYESVFIARQDVPAQEVEALTERFQGIISEFGGEIAQHEYWGLKGLAYRIKKNRKGHYTMLRMDAPPAAVQEMERIMRISEDILRYLTVRVDALDEEPSVMMQTRSARDERRREERRSRSTSDEPAKSEKDKLASDADSSKTSESKA from the coding sequence ATGCCGCTCTACGAGAGTGTGTTTATCGCGCGCCAAGATGTTCCGGCGCAAGAAGTCGAAGCGCTGACCGAGCGCTTTCAGGGCATTATATCAGAGTTCGGCGGCGAGATCGCCCAGCATGAATATTGGGGCCTCAAGGGTCTGGCCTATCGTATCAAGAAGAACCGCAAGGGCCACTACACCATGCTCCGAATGGATGCGCCACCAGCAGCGGTCCAAGAAATGGAGCGCATCATGCGCATTAGTGAAGACATCCTGCGCTATTTGACCGTGCGCGTCGACGCCTTGGACGAGGAGCCATCGGTGATGATGCAGACGCGCTCAGCCCGCGACGAGCGCCGGCGCGAGGAACGCCGCTCACGCAGCACGAGCGATGAGCCGGCCAAGTCGGAGAAGGACAAGTTGGCAAGCGACGCCGACTCTTCGAAAACCAGCGAAAGTAAGGCGTAG
- the fabD gene encoding ACP S-malonyltransferase — translation MARAFVFPGQGSQAVGMGRELHEAFAAAREVYQEVDDALDQNLTRLIFEGPEDELTLTENAQPALMATSLAVVRVIEREGGIPLSDKGTFVAGHSLGEYSALAAAGAMGLADTARLLRRRGQAMQSAVPVGEGAMVAVLGLDLQDVRAVAESAAAASGGVCEVANDNAPGQVVLSGAAAAVAQAVALAFERGARRAMALPVGAPFHCSLLAPAAEAMAEALADVTIAAPAPTLIANVTAAPVADPEAIRKLLVEQVTGLVRWRECVLRMMKSDVDTLVELGAGKVLANLTRRIDKALSGIAVLAPADVESLIAA, via the coding sequence ATGGCGCGAGCGTTCGTGTTTCCGGGTCAAGGCTCGCAGGCGGTGGGTATGGGGCGCGAGCTGCATGAGGCTTTCGCGGCGGCGCGCGAGGTCTATCAGGAAGTTGACGACGCCCTCGATCAGAACCTAACGCGGCTGATCTTTGAAGGGCCCGAGGACGAGCTGACGTTGACCGAGAACGCCCAACCGGCATTAATGGCAACCTCGCTCGCCGTGGTCCGTGTGATCGAGCGCGAAGGTGGCATTCCCCTATCTGACAAGGGCACCTTCGTGGCCGGGCATTCGCTGGGTGAATATTCTGCCCTCGCTGCTGCAGGGGCGATGGGCCTCGCCGATACGGCGCGGCTATTGCGCCGGCGCGGCCAGGCTATGCAGAGCGCGGTGCCGGTCGGCGAAGGCGCCATGGTGGCGGTGCTCGGCCTCGACCTCCAGGATGTGCGCGCCGTGGCCGAGAGTGCAGCTGCGGCGAGCGGCGGTGTCTGCGAGGTGGCCAATGACAATGCGCCGGGTCAAGTCGTCCTCAGCGGTGCTGCGGCTGCCGTAGCGCAGGCTGTGGCGCTGGCCTTCGAGCGCGGCGCGCGGCGTGCTATGGCGCTGCCGGTTGGCGCACCGTTTCACTGCTCCCTGCTGGCGCCTGCCGCTGAGGCTATGGCTGAGGCTCTCGCCGACGTCACCATTGCCGCCCCGGCGCCGACGCTGATCGCCAATGTCACAGCCGCCCCTGTGGCCGACCCCGAGGCCATACGTAAACTTCTGGTAGAGCAGGTGACCGGCCTGGTGCGCTGGCGTGAATGCGTGCTGAGGATGATGAAAAGCGATGTGGACACCTTGGTCGAGCTTGGCGCCGGCAAGGTGCTGGCCAATCTTACCCGGCGCATCGACAAGGCACTCAGCGGCATAGCCGTGCTGGCCCCGGCCGACGTCGAATCACTTATCGCTGCATAA
- the fabG gene encoding 3-oxoacyl-[acyl-carrier-protein] reductase: MFDLTGKGALVTGASGGIGGAIAMALHAAGAHVALSGTRRQALEVLSGALGERAEVLPCDLSDAEAVAVLPAAADSALDGLDIVVNNAGLTSDMLVLRMKDEDWNRVLRINLTASFQLCRGALRGMMKRRWGRIINITSIVGVTGNPGQTNYAASKAGMIGFTKSLAGEVAGRGITANCVAPGFIDTAMTQVLDKAQHERLLAAIPAARLGAPDDIAAAAVYLASPEAAYVTGQTLHVNGGMAMI; encoded by the coding sequence ATGTTTGACCTGACGGGAAAAGGCGCGTTGGTCACCGGCGCTTCGGGCGGAATTGGCGGTGCCATCGCTATGGCCTTACATGCCGCGGGGGCGCACGTGGCACTGTCTGGCACGCGGCGCCAGGCACTTGAGGTGCTGTCCGGCGCGCTCGGCGAGCGTGCGGAGGTGTTGCCCTGTGATCTCTCGGATGCCGAGGCAGTGGCGGTGTTGCCGGCTGCGGCCGACAGTGCGCTCGACGGCCTCGACATCGTGGTCAACAATGCTGGGCTGACCAGTGACATGCTGGTACTGCGCATGAAGGACGAGGACTGGAATCGCGTGCTCAGAATCAACCTCACCGCTAGCTTCCAGCTCTGCCGTGGCGCGCTCAGGGGCATGATGAAGCGGCGTTGGGGGCGCATCATCAACATCACTTCGATCGTCGGCGTCACCGGCAATCCGGGCCAGACCAACTATGCCGCCTCAAAGGCCGGTATGATCGGCTTCACGAAATCTCTTGCGGGAGAAGTCGCGGGACGTGGCATCACCGCGAACTGTGTTGCGCCTGGTTTCATCGATACCGCCATGACTCAGGTGCTCGACAAGGCCCAGCATGAACGGCTGCTGGCAGCGATCCCGGCAGCTCGCCTTGGCGCGCCCGACGATATCGCCGCTGCCGCGGTTTACCTAGCTTCACCCGAAGCCGCCTATGTCACGGGCCAGACCTTGCACGTGAACGGTGGCATGGCCATGATATAG
- a CDS encoding acyl carrier protein, whose product MSDGSDVADRVKKIVVEHLGIDEAKVTGSASLMDDLGADSLDAVELVMAFEEEFGCEIPDDAADKIVTIQDAIDYINQQA is encoded by the coding sequence ATGAGTGACGGCAGCGACGTTGCCGATCGGGTCAAGAAGATTGTCGTTGAGCACCTCGGTATCGACGAGGCCAAGGTTACTGGGAGCGCCAGCCTGATGGACGACCTCGGGGCCGACAGCCTCGATGCGGTCGAACTCGTGATGGCTTTTGAGGAGGAGTTTGGCTGCGAGATTCCGGACGACGCCGCCGATAAGATTGTCACCATCCAGGACGCGATCGACTACATCAACCAGCAGGCCTGA
- the fabF gene encoding beta-ketoacyl-ACP synthase II, translating to MRRVVVTGMGMISPLACGVEATWRRLVAGESGVSAIRGFKTEDLSARIAAQVPREDEADAFNPDDFIAPREQRKMDPFIHYAIAAAAQAVEQAQWTPESEEERERTGVLIGSGIGGLPSIEAGSVVLHERGPRRLSPFFIPSCLINLASGHVSIRYGFKGPNHSVVTACSTGAHAIGDAARMIMLGDADVMVAGGSEAAISRLGIAGFAAARALSTNFNDEPERASRPWDKDRDGFVMGEGAGIVVLEEFEHAKARAATIYAEFAGYGMSGDAYHITAPAPDGNGGFRSMRAALASAGMTVADIDYVNAHGTSTPLGDEIELGAVKRLFGEDAYRISMSSTKSAVGHLLGAAGAVEAIYSILAIVNDTVPPTLNLDNPSEGCDIDLVPKAAKQRPVRAALSNSFGFGGTNASLIFRKAS from the coding sequence ATGAGACGGGTTGTCGTTACCGGCATGGGCATGATCTCGCCGCTTGCGTGTGGCGTTGAGGCCACTTGGCGGCGCCTAGTCGCCGGCGAATCGGGTGTCTCAGCAATTCGCGGTTTCAAGACTGAGGACCTGAGCGCGCGCATTGCTGCTCAAGTGCCGCGCGAGGACGAGGCAGACGCCTTCAATCCGGACGATTTCATCGCGCCCAGAGAGCAGCGTAAGATGGACCCGTTCATCCACTACGCGATCGCCGCCGCTGCCCAAGCTGTGGAGCAGGCGCAGTGGACGCCAGAGAGCGAGGAAGAGCGCGAGCGCACAGGCGTGCTCATCGGCTCAGGCATCGGCGGCCTGCCGAGCATCGAGGCGGGGTCAGTGGTGCTACACGAGCGCGGCCCGCGGCGCCTCAGCCCCTTCTTCATCCCGAGTTGCCTGATCAATTTGGCGTCGGGCCACGTCTCCATCCGTTACGGCTTCAAGGGCCCAAACCATTCAGTGGTTACGGCCTGTTCGACAGGCGCCCATGCCATTGGCGACGCGGCACGCATGATCATGCTCGGCGACGCCGACGTCATGGTGGCGGGCGGTTCCGAGGCGGCAATCTCGCGTCTCGGCATCGCCGGCTTTGCAGCCGCGCGGGCACTATCAACCAATTTCAACGACGAGCCAGAGCGCGCCTCGCGCCCCTGGGATAAGGACCGCGATGGCTTTGTCATGGGCGAGGGAGCCGGCATCGTCGTGCTGGAAGAGTTCGAGCACGCCAAGGCGCGCGCCGCCACTATCTACGCTGAGTTCGCCGGCTACGGCATGTCGGGCGATGCCTACCATATCACGGCGCCGGCGCCCGATGGCAACGGCGGCTTCCGCTCCATGCGCGCGGCGCTGGCGAGTGCCGGTATGACTGTGGCCGATATCGACTACGTAAACGCCCACGGCACCTCGACCCCACTTGGTGACGAGATCGAACTCGGCGCCGTGAAGCGTCTGTTCGGCGAGGACGCCTATCGCATCTCCATGTCGTCGACCAAGTCGGCCGTCGGTCACTTACTAGGTGCCGCCGGCGCGGTGGAGGCAATCTACTCCATCCTTGCCATTGTCAACGATACCGTGCCGCCGACACTCAATCTCGACAATCCCTCCGAAGGCTGCGACATCGATCTGGTGCCGAAGGCGGCTAAGCAGCGCCCGGTGCGTGCGGCGCTGTCGAACTCCTTCGGCTTCGGGGGTACCAACGCCAGCCTGATCTTCCGCAAGGCGTCCTGA
- the mltG gene encoding endolytic transglycosylase MltG — protein sequence MRFFGDLVFLILLLAVVAVVGVIWLSGHTERPGPHDDEALVEIAPGSSIATITDSLETAGVIDNPSLFAIAARILARDGSLKAGEYAVPAGESMRDVIARLSEGRVLTRRVTIPEGLTSAEIVALMAATPTLRGEVTVRPPEGSLLPETYHYNKGDTRDAVLARMTDAMAMILAELWETRAENLPFTTPEEAVTLASIVEKEVGVAGEHRRVAGVFANRLRLGMRLQSDPTVIYGLTNGAGPLGRSLTRADLIAPHPYNTYLIDALPPYPITNPGATAIAAVLDPLETEDLYFVADGSGSHAFARTLEEHNRNAAAWRRIRDAQ from the coding sequence ATGCGCTTCTTCGGCGATCTTGTCTTCCTGATCCTGCTTCTCGCGGTGGTCGCGGTGGTGGGCGTTATTTGGCTGTCCGGCCACACCGAGCGCCCCGGGCCGCATGATGACGAGGCCCTGGTTGAGATTGCCCCGGGCAGCAGCATTGCCACCATCACCGACAGCTTGGAAACCGCCGGTGTTATCGACAATCCCAGTCTCTTTGCTATCGCCGCCCGTATTCTGGCCAGGGATGGCAGTCTCAAGGCTGGCGAATATGCCGTGCCGGCAGGCGAGAGCATGCGCGATGTCATCGCCCGTCTCTCGGAAGGCCGTGTGCTGACCCGCCGCGTTACTATTCCTGAGGGCTTGACCTCGGCCGAGATCGTGGCCCTGATGGCCGCAACGCCCACACTCCGGGGCGAGGTCACGGTAAGGCCACCTGAAGGCAGTCTGCTCCCCGAGACTTATCACTACAACAAGGGCGACACGCGCGATGCGGTGCTGGCGCGCATGACCGACGCCATGGCTATGATCCTCGCCGAGCTCTGGGAGACCCGCGCCGAAAACCTGCCCTTCACGACGCCAGAGGAGGCGGTGACTCTCGCCTCTATCGTGGAGAAGGAGGTGGGTGTGGCGGGTGAACATCGCCGCGTTGCCGGCGTTTTCGCCAATCGCCTGCGTCTCGGCATGCGCCTGCAGTCGGACCCGACCGTGATCTACGGCCTGACCAATGGTGCCGGCCCGCTCGGCCGTTCACTCACCCGCGCCGATCTTATCGCACCGCATCCCTACAACACCTACCTCATCGATGCCCTGCCGCCGTACCCCATCACCAACCCCGGCGCCACGGCAATTGCTGCTGTGCTCGACCCGCTGGAGACCGAAGATCTTTACTTCGTGGCCGACGGCAGCGGCAGTCACGCCTTTGCCCGTACCCTCGAAGAGCATAACCGCAATGCCGCCGCCTGGCGCCGTATCCGCGACGCCCAATAG
- a CDS encoding DEAD/DEAH box helicase, with amino-acid sequence MTDKYFSALGLAEPLQRALSARDHHTPTPIQAKAIPALLDGRDILGIAQTGTGKTAAFALPILDTLSRKRSSGRRRNPRALVLAPTRELAIQIGEEFRAYGQHLKLHHAVVFGGVSQKPQVTALKRGVDILVATPGRLLDLMGQGLVCLDQVDHFVLDEADRMLDMGFVRDVRRIVAVLPEARQSLLFSATMPHEISRLSGDLLNEPMRIEVAPQATPIERIAQRVYHVDAGAKKGLLIKILGDPTLTRVLVFARTKHRANRVTEQLTKSGITADAIHGNKSQGARQRALKRFRDGEVRVLVATDIAARGIDVDEVSHVINYELPNEPESYVHRIGRTARAGADGIALSLCDRGERAYLKDIERLINCRLAVVGDSPVEKVAEDRTKARSARQNRRHGPASARHRRRSGSRRRAPAAA; translated from the coding sequence TTGACTGATAAGTACTTCTCAGCGCTCGGCTTGGCCGAGCCGCTGCAACGGGCGCTGAGCGCCAGAGATCACCACACTCCCACCCCTATTCAGGCCAAGGCTATTCCGGCTCTTCTCGACGGTAGGGACATATTGGGTATTGCCCAAACCGGTACCGGCAAGACCGCGGCCTTCGCCTTGCCCATTCTTGATACGCTGTCACGTAAGCGCTCAAGCGGCAGGCGACGGAATCCCCGCGCCCTGGTCCTTGCGCCGACGCGCGAGCTTGCCATCCAGATCGGCGAGGAGTTTCGTGCCTATGGGCAGCACCTGAAATTGCATCATGCCGTCGTCTTCGGCGGCGTCAGTCAGAAGCCGCAGGTCACGGCGCTTAAGCGCGGCGTCGATATCCTGGTCGCGACGCCGGGCCGCCTACTCGACCTTATGGGCCAGGGCCTGGTTTGTCTTGATCAGGTCGACCATTTTGTTCTCGACGAAGCTGACCGCATGCTCGACATGGGCTTCGTCCGCGACGTACGCCGCATTGTCGCGGTGCTGCCCGAGGCACGCCAGTCGCTGCTTTTCTCGGCCACCATGCCGCATGAAATTTCTCGATTGTCTGGCGACCTGCTCAACGAGCCGATGCGCATCGAAGTGGCGCCGCAGGCGACGCCCATCGAGCGCATCGCGCAACGCGTGTATCACGTCGATGCTGGGGCGAAGAAAGGTCTGCTTATAAAGATTCTCGGCGATCCTACCTTGACTCGCGTACTCGTTTTTGCGCGCACCAAGCACCGCGCTAACCGGGTTACCGAGCAGTTGACAAAAAGCGGCATCACGGCCGATGCTATTCATGGTAACAAGTCGCAAGGTGCCCGCCAGCGCGCCCTCAAGCGGTTCCGCGATGGTGAGGTGCGGGTGCTGGTGGCAACCGATATCGCGGCCCGCGGTATCGATGTCGACGAGGTCAGCCATGTCATCAACTACGAGCTGCCCAACGAGCCGGAAAGCTACGTGCATCGTATAGGACGGACGGCACGGGCTGGCGCCGACGGTATCGCCTTGTCGCTCTGTGACCGTGGCGAGCGGGCCTATCTCAAGGATATCGAGCGTTTGATTAACTGCCGGCTAGCGGTGGTCGGCGACAGCCCCGTCGAGAAAGTCGCGGAGGATCGGACCAAGGCGCGCTCGGCGCGGCAAAACCGGCGCCACGGCCCGGCCTCGGCACGCCACCGCAGGCGTAGCGGCAGTCGCCGGCGGGCGCCGGCAGCGGCGTAA